Proteins from a genomic interval of Daphnia pulex isolate KAP4 chromosome 4, ASM2113471v1:
- the LOC124192410 gene encoding mini-chromosome maintenance complex-binding protein-like yields MPSLDNWIEKPQEIIQKIYEKHSGSSPWEKEVDDYFTSRLTNTETWTSIPSLNEVLIKDLRHGQLVRFRGMFQDQLGPEMYGSGALVKNTTSGSQKNVTGKFKDELCLGLDEEVVNWNTTESRSCYYCVPIPGETPWVKQIFREKNSLSGLQPSRPVSIGKKRPLEEEDDNEMMDLGESNKRPCPLTNANPSMSVTNGNLDKILNFPLPSSESVGCIVKIYSEDEVPLNDVLEVVGVLSFNTPGVSDDEEREDFQPPSSIVPRIHCIGSQKWQHNNPYIISYSGQKWNEESAAVVELSATIRDELHGLFTEFFLGDSLAADYLLCHLMSRVYNRKDSLALGKLSLNLTNVPIDNAVLQESFPRFLFSLLERLVTKAHYLPMSLENLNTLRMIPKKDYQENRLIAGCLQLSSQTHLVLDETAMTEGQLIADGVRNVTAIGNISSWQKIEYDFNYHQVEFHTDIPVLILSERRSIVATDVNLPLRLNMSRGRPFAELIEKLETNAELLMQMRNYLTVTRLLPFKLNDAIQEAVQQDFIQSRAPGQANPMSTEDFHLLLVLSRLLALTYGKTELLDVSLWQRAKAMEAERKSRLSNSSR; encoded by the exons ATGCCTTCTTTGGATAATTGGATTGAAAAACCTCAAGAGATCATTCAGAAAATCTAtg AGAAACATAGTGGCAGTTCACCTTGGGAAAAAGAAGTAGATGACTACTTCACATCAAGATTGACCAATACAGAAACTTGGACTTCTATTCCATCGCTGAATGAAGTTTTAATTAAAGATCTCAGACATGGACAGTTGGTCAGATTTCGTGGCATGTTTCAAGATCAACTTGGTCCTGAGATGTATGGCTCTGGTGCTCTTGTAAAGAACACAACTTCAGGAAGTCAGAAAAATGTTACTGGAAAATTCAAGGATGAACTTTGTCTTGGA CTTGATGAAGAAGTTGTCAACTGGAACACCACAGAAAGCAGATCTTGCTATTACTGTGTACCAATACCTGGTGAAACTCCTTGGGTCAAACAA ATCttcagagagaaaaatagtttGTCTGGCCTGCAGCCTTCTAGACCTGTATCGATTGGGAAAAAGCGGcccttggaagaagaagatgacaatGAGATGATGGATCTAGGTGAATCCAATAAGCGGCCTTGTCCTTTAACAAACGCCAACCCATCAATGAGTGTTACCAATGGAAATTTGgacaaaattctaaattttccTCTTCCGTCATCCGAATCTGTAGGCTGTATAGTTAAAATATACAGCGAAGATGAGGTGCCACTAAACGATGTTCTAGAAGTGGTAGGTGTCCTTTCCTTTAATACCCCAGGCGTCTCTGATGATGAAGAACGCGAAGATTTCCAGCCTCCTTCGTCGATTGTCCCACGAATTCACTGCATTGGTTCTCAAAAATGGCAACATAATAACCCATACATCATCTCATACAGCGGCCAGAAATGGAATGAAG AATCAGCGGCTGTGGTCGAGTTGTCCGCTACCATTCGAGATGAATTGCATGGTTTGTTTACTGAGTTCTTCTTGGGGGACAGTCTCGCTGCTGATTATTTGCTGTGTCATTTGATGTCACGCGT GTACAACCGGAAAGATTCGTTAGCGCTTGGCAAATTGTCATTGAATTTAACAAACGTCCCCATAGACAATGCGGTTTTACAAGAAAGCTTTCCTCGTTTTTTGTTCAGTTTGTTAGAACGCTTAGTTACCAAAGCGCATTATTTGCCCATGTCTCTTGAAAATCTGAATACTCTGCGTATGATCCCTAAGAAAGATTACCAGGAAAATCGACTGATTGCCGGTTGTCTTCAACTGAGTTCACAAACGCACTTAGTTCTCGATGAGACAGCAATGACAGAAG GTCAACTGATAGCAGATGGAGTGCGTAATGTAACTGCGATTGGAAACATATCTTCATGGCAGAAAATCGAATATGATTTCAATTATCATCAAGTGGAATTTCACACCGATATCCCCGTCCTGATACTATCCGAACGTCGCTCTATTGTTGCCACAGATGTAAACCTACCGCTAAGGTTGAACATGTCACGTGGCCGTCCGTTCGCTGAACTCATTGAGAAATTGGAAACTAATGCTGAACTGCTCATGCAAATGAGAAATTATCTCACCGTAACCAGACTTTTGCCTTTCAAACTTAATGACGCCATTCAGGAGGCGGTTCAACAAGATTTTATTCAGAGTCGTGCTCCAGGTCAAGCTAATCCTATGTCCACTGAAGATTTCCACTTGTTGCTTGTTTTGTCTCGGTTGTTGGCCCTTACGTACGGTAAAACGGAGCTGCTGGACGTGTCTCTTTGGCAAAGAGCGAAGGCAATGGAAGCGGAACGTAAATCTCGCTTATCAAATTCCAGTCGTTGA
- the LOC124192412 gene encoding bestrophin-1-like gives MNLKKTPGLDLSGSFLSLLWKWRGSLYKLCFRELACFLVLFWTVSTIYRQAALNTEQKELFGKIVRYCDKYLNMVPLSFILGFYVKTVASRWWSQCLALPWPDRLMLAITMYIPGSDTESKMLRKTLVQNCELMAVLVFRSISESVEYRLRTLEDVVRAGFMTRAEMECFKAVKADVNLFWLPGLWFTQRLREAQLQGRILDSFGAQLIMKEFLEFRSKCGILWLYDWVSIPLVYTQVVTVSTYTFCFACIFARQCLDNGSKEILIDVYFPVWTVLQILFYLGLLKVAEHMINPHGEDDEDFNLSFLLNRHAKVINIGTNIFTDGMCPPMEDEHLHGGNGIQTPQSSQKTQPRNRRVFMPKFARTNLGNKEKDLNKRLPEVTISTISLDVEMDKTPSALDLTLLPEEPGFRGRNFSWNLSDGLVNVPLP, from the exons ATGAATCTTAAGAAGACTCCAGGATTGGATTTATCGGGGAGCTTTTTATCCCTTCTATGGAAATGGAGAGGCTCTTTGTACAAATTATGTTTCAGGGAACTGGCCTGCTTTCTTGTCCTTTTCTGGACTGTCAGCACCATTTATCGTCAG GCGGCGCTTAACACTGAACAGAAAGA attatttggaaaaattgtACGCTACTGTGATAAATATCTGAACATGGTTCCACTATCTTTCATTCTTGGATTTTACGTCAAAACCGTTg CTTCAAGATGGTGGTCGCAGTGTTTGGCACTTCCCTGGCCCGACAG atTAATGCTGGCGATCACCATGTACATTCCCGGTTCTGATACGGAATCAAAGATGTTGCGTAAAACACTTGTGCAGAACTGTGAATTAATGGCAGTTCTCGTCTTCCGATCGATTTCAGAGTCGGTCGAGTATCGTCTCAGAACTCTGGAGGACGTAGTTCGTGCAG GTTTCATGACCCGTGCGGAAATGGAGTGTTTCAAGGCTGTAAAAGCGGACGTAAACTTGTTTTGGTTACCCGGACTATGGTTCACTCAACGACTTCGAGAAGCTCAACTTCAAGGCCGTATCCTCGATTCGTTTGGTGCACAACTTATCATGAAG GAATTTTTGGAATTTCGTTCCAAATGCGGCATTCTTTGGCTTTACGACTGGGTCTCAATTCCACTcg TTTACACACAG GTTGTAACGGTATCGACCTATACTTTCTGTTTTGCCTGTATATTCGCTCGACAGTGCTTAGACAATGGGAGCAAGGAGATCTTGATCGACGTTTATTTCCCTGTTTGGACTGTGCTGCAAATTCTCTTTTATCTGGGATTGCTCAAG GTGGCCGAACATATGATCAATCCGCACGGTGAAGATGACGAAGACTTTAACTTGAGTTTCTTGCTCAACCGACACGCAAAGGTGATCAATATTGGAACGAATATCTTCACTGACGGAATGTGCCCTCCTATGGAAGACGAGCATCTCCACGGAGGAAATGGAATTCAAACTCCCCAATCCTCCCAAAAGACGCAACCGCGGAATAGGAGAGTGTTCATGCCAAAATTTGCCAGAACCAA tttaggAAATAAGGAGAAAGACCTTAACAAAAGGCTGCCAGAAGTGACCATTTCAACCATTTCCCTGGACGTGGAAATGGATAAGACTCCATCTGCACTTGACTTGACGTTACTACCCGAAGAGCCGGGCTTTCGCGGGAGAAATTTCTCGTGGAACTTGTCGGACGGACTTGTGAACGTACCGCTTCCTTAg
- the LOC124192416 gene encoding uncharacterized protein LOC124192416, whose protein sequence is MTGHVYYDRPISHRGYLSSYDSSYGCTDTSLSPYTSSLRSIYMPTTYWNTYHPSIYSSYPRVSIYSVTPTPRILTYHTAIPRTAHRRWWNLNASPTASTRERLLRYSALYDDEDDLERIMTQGQKYNAVSSLKDTFSNTIQDIEDDIRNWRYAASSVLNRLTPVKASNVKLTRYNPSRYLSDSSDFKRDGPKFRPSSLRSYEYSKFQAPIYDAGRSLYVSSRSRNWDSLKDQGSLASITYPGNYHQSKFRVPKCSEDDSKIKRGISILSHYILPRNNMD, encoded by the exons ATGACAGGTCATGTTTACTACGATCGACCCATCAGTCACCGAGGATACTTGAGTTCTTATGACAGTTCTTACGGTTGCACGGATACTTCTCTATCGCCTTACACGTCATCACTTCGGAGCATCTACATGCCA acGACTTATTGGAACACGTATCATCCGTCTATTTATTCTTCGTACCCACGCGTCTCAATCTATTCAGTCACGCCAACTCCTCGG ATACTGACGTATCATACGGCCATACCCAGGACCGCACATCGGCGTTGGTGGAATTTGAATGCGTCACCGACTGCTTCAACCCGTGAGCGACTGTTAAGATACTCGGCTCTCtatgacgacgaagacgatCTAGAGCGCATCATGACTCAGGGGCAAAAATACAATGCGGTTTCATCCTTGAAGGATACCTTCTCCAACACTATACAA GACATCGAAGACGATATACGAAATTGGCGCTATGCGGCTTCGTCAGTCCTTAACCGCTTGACTCCCGTTAAGGCGTCCAACGTGAAGTTGACTCGTTACAACCCGTCTCG ctaTTTGAGTGACAGTAGTGACTTCAAGAGAGACGGGCCTAAGTTCCGACCATCTTCTTTGAGGTCTTACGAATACTCAAAGTTCCAAGCACCCATCTATGACGCGGGCCGCTCTCTATACGTGTCTAGTCGTTCGAGGAATTGGGATTCGCTAAAGG ATCAAGGTAGTTTGGCGAGCATCACTTATCCAGGAAATTATCATCAGTCGAAGTTCAGAGTTCCAAAATGCTCCGAAGACGACAGCAAAATCAAACGcggaatttctattttatctcACTACATACTGCCGCGTAACAATATGGATTAA
- the LOC124192413 gene encoding tumor suppressor candidate 3-like — translation MSFKPTTLGLALIFLLLTIASVSEGQKKKQDASGLNDRYQQIMDMSSKRTVIKLNANRYRELVRTSPRNYSVAVMFTALSPKRQCAICKHALDEYTIVANSFRYQQMFTNQLFFALVDFDEAQDVFQQLKLNTAPVIMHFPAKGKPKKTDTMDIQRVGFAAEAVARWVGEQTEIQIRVLRPPNYSATIALVALFAVIGGLLYLRRNNLEFLYNKTMWAVMSLFFVFTMTSGQMWNHIRGPPFVHRTNAGNIAYVHGSSQGQFVLETYIVMGITAVTVLGMILIIEAASGKGDIRKRRIMSIVGLGLMAFFFSLILSVFRSKAGGYPYSFLLK, via the exons ATGAGTTTTAAGCCTACGACATTAGGGCTAGCCCtcattttcctccttttaACTATTGCTAGTGTTTCGGAGggtcaaaagaagaagcaagat GCATCGGGTTTGAACGACCGTTACCAACAAATAATGGATATGAGTTCGAAACGAACCGTAATTAAATTGAATGCAAACAGATATCGTGAGCTAGTCAGAACATCACCAAGAAATTATTCTGTTGCAGTGATGTTTACAGCTTTGTCACCAAAACGCCAATGTGCTATCTGCAA acatGCGTTAGATGAGTACACCATAGTGGCAAATTCATTCCGTTACCAGCAAATGTTCACTAATCAACTCTTCTTTGCCTTAGTTGACTTTGATGAAGCTCAAGATGTTTTTCAACAa ctTAAGTTAAACACTGCTCCTGTAATCATGCATTTCCCAGCCAAAGGGAAGCCCAAGAAGACAGATACTATGGATATCCAAAGAGTAGGTTTTGCTGCTGAAGCAGTGGCTCGTTGGGTTGGAGAACAAACAGAAatccaa ATCCGTGTCCTTAGACCACCAAACTATTCCGCTACTATTGCTCTTGTCGCACTTTTTGCAGTCATTGGAGGATTACTGTACCTTAGGCGGAATAACTTGGAATTCTTGTACAACAAAACCATGTGGGCTGTCATGTCGCTG TTTTTTGTATTTACCATGACATCTGGACAAATGTGGAATCACATCCGTGGTCCGCCTTTCGTCCACCGTACCAATGCTGGCAATATCGCATATGTCCATGGATCTTCACAAGGACAATTCGTTTTGGAAACATATATCGTGATGGGAATAA CTGCCGTAACCGTGCTAGGCATGATTCTTATAATTGAAGCAGCCTCAGGAAAGGGTGACATTCGCAAGAGAAGGATTATGTCCATTGTCGGTCTGGGCCTTATGGCTTTCTTCTTCAGCTTGATTCTCTCTGTTTTCCGTTCCAAAGCCGGTGGCTACCCCTATAG TTTCCTACTGAAGTAA
- the LOC124192411 gene encoding cell growth-regulating nucleolar protein-like — translation MVSLSFDKCESPLIKKEMENTLTKKKLAQPNLNKRRAWTSIVENAVKSVDSNEELKTSLHRIGQAEKIPIKWNRMKKSEFLTFLDNISGYQVNPKIDEQSWELVSKALEEQRNNRAKNDKNHIEVTKSVVAVGNENKRKSDDKLVGGNKKIKIETEVREPQKKEKGTFEENEKAKKLKIKLNKSRNEKIRKMEKAQWQKIIQSMIPEAGNNDELVQNLQRVSNASNFPQKTKWGLLNRKYFMSFLMNMPGYTMNPTITDQLWTMVSKALKKIQEKNHGGTSVESNKVPKIFSRKEAWAALLKNIIMENTDSDLTSNLERISNAEKFPKDPNKLNQKKFMNFLNCLPSYPTNLAKDEKLWNLFSKALKERKESNALNTNAIKDEDNGTQGDIPNENRSKKKRKQQTEESKSQVKGSTNQADDKLNPPEQSIKVKWCTIGKKILRAQNDNELPLKKFQKKIVAEYLKQTGGNSDNESVEALWSKCQKKLSKNSKFQIVDDKIKMISR, via the exons ATGGTTTCTTTAAGTTTTGATAAGTGTGAGTCGcctttaataaaaaaggaaatggaaaataCTTTGACTAAGAAAAAATTAGCCCAAcctaatttgaataaaaggcGAGCATGGACGTCGATCGTTGAAAATGCGGTTAAATCTGTAGATAGTAACGAGGAATTGAAGACTTCACTCCATAGAATTGGCCAAGCTGAAAAAATCCCCATTAAATggaatagaatgaaaaaatctgaattctTG acatttttgGACAACATCAGTGGTTATCAAGTAAACCCAAAGATCGATG AACAATCATGGGAACTCGTGTCTAAAGCTTTGGAAGAACAGCGTAATAATAGAGCTAAGAATGACAAGAACCACATTGAAGTAACCAAGAGTGTAGTTGCAgttggaaatgaaaacaaaagaaaaagtgatgaCAAGTTAGTTggtggaaataagaaaattaaaattgagacAGAAGTAAGGgaaccacaaaaaaaggaaaaaggtacatttgaagaaaacgaaaaggcaaaaaagttaaaaatcaaGCTGAATAAatccagaaatgaaaaaattagaaaaatggaaaaagcaCAGTGgcagaaaattattcaaagtATGATACCAGAAGCAGGAAACAATGATGAATTAGTACAGAACCTTCAGAGAGTAAGCAATGCTAGCAATTTTccacagaaaacaaaatggggtttattaaatagaaaatatttcatg tCTTTTTTGATGAACATGCCTGGTTACACTATGAACCCAACAATAACTGATCAACTTTGGACTATGGTTTCAAAAgccttgaaaaaaattcaagaaaaaaatcatggtgGAACATCAGTTGAGTCAAATAAGGTCCCTAAAATATTTAGCAGAAAGGAAGCCTGGGCTGCTTTGTTGAAAAACATCATTATGGAAAACACAGATAGTGATCTGACAAGTAATCTTGAGCGAATAAGCAACGCCGAAAAGTTCCCAAAAGATCCGAATAAACTTAACCAGAAGAAATTTATG aattttttgaactgCCTTCCTTCTTATCCAACAAATCTTGCAAAAGATGAGAAATTgtggaatttgttttcaaaggcTTTAAAAGAGCGAAAGGAAAGCAACGCTCTGAATACTAACGCGATCAAAGATGAAGATAACGGAACCCAAGGAGAtattccaaatgaaaatagaagcaagaagaaaaggaagcaACAAACTGAAGAAAGCAAGTCTCAGGTTAAAGGATCAACTAATCAAGCTGACGATAAACTGAATCCTCCCGAACAATCCATCAAAGTGAAATGGTGCACgattggaaagaaaattttgcgcGCCCAAAATGACAACGAGCTACCCTTGAAGAAGTTTCAGAAAAAGATTGTCGcagaatatttaaaacaaactgGCGGCAATAGTGATAATGAATCTGTTGAAGCCTTGTGGTCCAAGTGCCAAAAGAAACTgtctaaaaattcaaaatttcagatTGTTgatgacaaaatcaaaatgatttcacGATGA
- the LOC124192415 gene encoding cell growth-regulating nucleolar protein-like, whose amino-acid sequence MVFFVCNGCGTSVKKNQVEKHQYQCRRSQHLSCVDCSKDFIGEEYKSHIKCVSEEEKYSAKGFVPKPNQNKNERKQTEWVEMVQNLVETVGNTNDELSSALQRISQYENIPRKKPKFINFLKNVLGNRVHPRTIEQLWDVISKALEELRLSKVVPPNTNIKAKALEETGKTSTEENGIKRKNDIENEIPANGNKKRKKEAVQSQEDEIRKQANDTINSVGEAEQSAKVKWCTIGKIILRAQDDKELSLKKFQKKIIGEYLQRMADALSADESVEVLWSKCQKKLSKNPKFKIHKDKIKLVS is encoded by the exons atggtttttttcgtttgcaaTGGATGTGGTacatctgtaaaaaaaaaccaagtgGAAAAGCATCAATATCAGTGTAGAAGGTCTCAACATCTGTCATGTGTAGATTGTTCTAAAGATTTTAT AGGAGAAGAATATAAATCACATATCAAGTGTgtgtcagaagaagaaaagtattcAGCCAAAGGTTTTGTTCCTAAACCAAATCagaacaaaaatgaaagaaaacaaactgaATGGGTGGAAATG GTGCAAAATTTGGTTGAGACTGTCGGAAACACAAATGATGAACTGAGCAGTGCTCTTCAACGCATTAGCCAATATGAAAATATCCCAAGGAAAAAGCCCAAGTTTATT aattttttgaaaaatgttttgggaaATAGAGTACATCCAAGAACAATTG aaCAATTGTGGGATGTAATTTCCAAAGCCCTCGAGGAACTACGTTTAAGCAAAGTGGTACCACCGAATACCAATATCAAAGCGAAAGCATTGGAAGAAACGGGAAAGACCTCTactgaagaaaatggaatcaaaaggaagaatgatattgaaaatgaaatcccTGCCAatggaaacaagaaaagaaagaaggaagctGTGCAATCGCAAGAGGATGAAATTCGCAAACAAGCGAACGATACTATAAATTCCGTTGGGGAAGCCGAGCAATCTGCTAAAGTTAAATGGTGTACGATTGGCAAGATTATTCTGCGCGCCCAGGATGACAAGGAATTGTCGTTGAAGaagtttcagaaaaaaatcattggaGAATATTTACAGCGAATGGCGGATGCACTAAGTGCTGATGAGTCTGTTGAGGTCTTGTGGTCTAAGTgtcaaaagaaactttcaaaaaatccaaaatttaagATTcacaaagacaaaataaagCTTGTCTCATGA
- the LOC124192407 gene encoding aminopeptidase Ey-like — protein sequence MQPWDFLFKRDCVISFVIFLLIFFQNWGTALTADEGDMRLPKNFLPISYDIKLIPIIEEGNFTTIGYIEILVDCLETTSNISMNSADITINQPSILVTNLFSQDIVEVAGLILEPDRQIVTIQLATQILSGQQYKISMNFVAVLNNELRGFYRSTYEEEGVTKYLAVTQFSAPDARRSFPCFDEPNMKAEFTITLGRKKTMSSNSNMPRIKTEPMQDMEDYVWDFYQTTVKMSSYLVGMMVSEFAGTPSESELSRVPFTIWTRPSLTKLTKYAGNIGPQIMKYLEYYTQIDYPLPKVDMAAIPDFAAGAMENWGHINFKEADLLIDEQRSSEVAKQRVAEVTGHELAHFWFGNLVTHDFWNLVWLKEGFSRYFQYIGADSVEPGFLMNEQFGVATLQSVFRVDSLESSRPLDFGVNNSASLNTLFDVVVYDKGASIVRMMANFLGHESFRHSMTRYLHSRAYGNAVQDDLWQAIQEQADIDGLTLPATVKAIMDPWTIKMGYPLITVARNYGGSVGGKITQGRFLLRKSANSTEDTTVYRWFVPLTFTNDFTLPHRSIWISDTEDSMSVANLFAADDQWVVFNVGQVGYYRVSYDDTNYGLILKQLSEDYTAIPPKNRAQLLDDTLTIARANIVSYEKAMDLTKYLALERDYAPWTAAANALDFIDIMLYGFADFNEWKDYMSGLVIPLYQYVGFDEGAQDTHLFVYTRTHAIHWACFKLDNADCVQHADDVYSSWMSSIITENDISPNLLRLISCTAISNGGDPEWNFGYQKYLASTLANEKLELLKAMTCAKDPDIIYHMLELMIDDTSGIRLQDANTLFSSIASNPIGHGVALDFLITRWDEVNSYFSGYVGFGGGSSMPGLFRSLCDRVNTNEQLTKLIKLRDDHFDVLGSSKSVKQGVELAQSNVLWVEQHYSEVITWLKKQKITSSSAAINPNYLAMTVLALIGGATFFRI from the exons ATGCAGCCGTGGGATTTCCTGTTTAAACGTGACTGTGTTATTTCCTTCGTTATCTTCCTcctcatcttttttcaaaattggggCACGGCTTTGACGGCGGACGAAGGCGACATGCGTCTGCCGAAGAATTTCCTTCCAATTTCTTACGACATTAAACTGATTCCAATTATTGAAGAAGGCAACTTTACCACAATCGGATACATAGAGATTTTGGTGGACTGTTTGGAAACCACGTCCAACATATCGATGAATAGTGCTGATATCACCATCAACCAGCCTTCAATATTG GTCACAAACTTATTCTCGCAAGATATCGTTGAAGTAGCGGGTTTGATTCTCGAACCTGATCGGCAAATAGTTACAATCCAACTTGCTACTCAAATCTTGTCCGGTCAGCAGTACAAGATCTCCATGAATTTTGTGGCGGTGCTCAACAACGAATTGCGAGGATTTTATCGATCAACatacgaagaagaaggtgtAACAAA GTATTTGGCCGTCACGCAATTCTCGGCTCCCGATGCGCGTCGCTCCTTTCCATGTTTCGACGAACCAAACATGAAAGCCGAATTCACCATTACACTCGGACGCAAGAAAACCATGTCGTCCAACAGCAACATGCCCAGAATAAAAACTGAGCCCAT gcAAGACATGGAGGATTACGTTTGGGATTTCTATCAGACAACGGTGAAAATGTCTTCTTACTTGGTTGGAATGATGGTGTCGGAATTTGCTGGCACCCCGTCGGAATCAGAGCTTAGTCGTGTCCCGTTTACCATTTGGACTCGACCTAGTCTAACTAAACTAACTAA ATATGCTGGGAATATTGGACCTCAGATAATGAAATACTTGGAGTATTACACACAGATCGATTATCCATTGCCAAAAGTTGATATGGCCGCTATTCCTGACTTTGCCGCTG GTGCGATGGAAAACTGGGGTCACATTAATTTCAA GGAAGCAGATCTTCTCATCGACGAACAGAGGTCATCTGAAGTGGCCAAACAACGAGTGGCTGAAGTTACTGGTCACGAGTTGGCCCATTTTTGGTTTGGTAATTTGGTCACGCACGATTTCTGGAATTTGGTTTGgttaaag GAAGGATTCAGTCGGTATTTTCAGTACATTGGAGCAGATTCG GTGGAGCCTGGTTTCCTAATGAACGAGCAATTTGGTGTGGCTACTCTGCAGTCAGTATTTCGGGTTGACAGTTTGGAGTCCTCGCGTCCGCTGGATTTCGGAGTCAACAACTCCGCCTCTTTAAATACACTGTTTGATGTCGTCGTTTATGATAAAG GCGCTTCTATTGTTCGGATGATGGCCAACTTTTTGGGGCACGAGTCTTTCCGACACTCAATGACTCGCTACCTCCATAgtag AGCTTATGGAAATGCCGTACAAGATGATTTATGGCAAGCCATTCAAGAACAAGCCGACATTGATGGTCTCACACTGCCTGCAACTGTGAAAGCCATCATGGATCCATGGACTATTAAAATGGGCTACCCTTTAATAACTGTTGCGAGGAATTACGGTGGGTCTGTCGGTGGTAAAATCACTCAG GGTCGATTCCTCTTGCGGAAGAGCGCCAATTCAACTGAAGACACGACGGTTTATCGTTGGTTTGTTCCACTAACTTTCACGAACGATTTTACTCTACCCCATCGATCAATTTGGATATCTGACACCGAAGACAGCATGTCAGTAGCAAACCTATTTGCCGCAGATGACCAATGGGTCGTGTTTAACGTCGGTCAAGTTG GATACTACCGGGTGTCTTATGACGACACAAACTACGGTTTGATTCTAAAGCAACTTTCAGAAGACTACACGGCGATCCCACCTAAAAATCGAGCCCAGTTGTTGGACGACACACTGACGATTGCTCGTGCCAACATTGTTTCTTACGAAAAAGCCATGGATTTGACCAAATATCTAGCCCTGGAACGTGATTACGCACCTTGGACAGCTGCCGCAAACGCCCTCGACTTTATTGACATTATGCTTTACGGTTTCGCAGACTTCAATGAATGGAAA GATTACATGAGTGGCTTAGTCATCCCACTGTATCAGTATGTTGGCTTCGATGAAGGTGCACAAGACACTCATTTATTCGTCTACACGCGCACCCACGCAATTCATTGGGCTTGCTTCAAGCTTGACAATGCCGACTGCGTTCAACACGCCGACGATGTTTACTCTTCCTGGATGAGTAGTATTATCACTGAAAA CGATATTTCACCTAATCTACTGAGACTGATCTCGTGTACGGCCATCTCTAACGGAGGCGATCCAGAGTGGAATTTCGGCTACCAAAAGTACCTCGCTTCAACGCTTGCCAATGAAAAACTGGAATTACTTAAAGCCATGACCTGCGCCAAAGACCCCGACATCATTTACCACATGCTGGAACTTATGATTGACGATACTTCTGGAATACGCTTGCAAGATGCCAATACCTTATTCAGTAGCATTGCGTCGAATCCAATTGGTCACGGAGTGGCTCTGGATTTTCTGATAACTAGATGGGATGAAGTCAATTCTTA CTTCAGCGGGTATGTAGGATTTGGAGGAGGATCTAGCATGCCCGGTTTATTCCGTTCTCTCTGCGATCGAGTCAATACCAACGAGCAATTAACTAAG TTGATCAAATTACGCGATGACCATTTCGACGTCTTGGGGTCTTCCAAGTCAGTCAAACAAGGAGTGGAACTGGCTCAATCCAACGTACTGTGGGTGGAACAGCACTACTCCGAAGTCATTACTtggttgaaaaaacaaaagattacGTCTAGTTCGGCGGCAATCAACCCAAATTATCTGGCGATGACAGTGCTAGCTCTCATCGGCGGTGCTACATTCTTTAGAATATGA